Part of the Nicotiana sylvestris chromosome 5, ASM39365v2, whole genome shotgun sequence genome is shown below.
ACCTAATAAActaagtgccctccaggcataaattcttaaattaatgatattaccaaaatctccatacttggtttcaacctttaatcaattaagtgactacatgtcatACTTATACAATCTTACCGTGGAACACGCTCCCACGCCTTCGGCACTAGGAAATAGGTCTACCCATCCATACTACCAGCCATACTAATATTGTAAAGAATAACAAGGATCCACCAATCAGAACACAAAACTTCTTACACATGATGCCGATCTCAGGCGGCGCTAAAGACTATGGCGCCCCCTTTTCCCCTCTTCGTGGAGAGAGGTCggggtttcgacattccatggggtgtagtgactcatttccttttaggaattgggtatttgaagagtcgccacctaacggattatggtatGTTAagacacctagagtgattaactcttaggTTGGTctacattaccagagattagggtaagggctcgagataacctcgaggggaaagtgttaggcacccataTTGGTCCACAACTCTGGGTCCTGACcaaacttatatttacaaattagtccatacaaatagttgaatcaaataagtacaACACGTTTGAACAAGTCAAGTAGTGAAATTAAGGTTGAACAAATTATAAGGGAAAGTGTTAAACAAGGAGAAAGTTTGGggtaaaggggggggggggtcttaggttgtttatcctataggataaccccacacaatgtccaTTAAACACTCCTCattgaggggctacacgtgacattaatgtGTAGTCATCGTATCTCATGTGTACCCTTCTcgtccccttattggtcatgcaaagcgagtgttggttACTGATTCCTATTATGTGTTGCTACCCGTTCCTTCCTAATAGACtaggagggagttaggacctctacatataggcagttctagacatacccctaaGGCTTTAAAGGAAAAAATCTATGGCGACAGTAAAAGAaaagcatttaggactttcacacaaGTGGAGCAATTAAAGTCTCATTGTTTCCTCCGCAAATAATCATACATGCAGCACGACTCAGCCACAAGAAAGGTCTTTAGTAATCAGAGTCCTAAAGCAGAATTTCTAAGTGATTATGCAAGAATAAACTACTTTCAAATACAGAAGTCACAACCTATTAGTTGCCTAGGATCTCTTTTAAAAACACATTAGAATTCAAAAATGTTGAGTGACAGAAACAACTTCAGAGAAGTGCatgttttgaaaatgccctaaggcttgcgtATATGCAGGACTAATATttatgttaatgcagaaacaaaacaAGTTCAGAAATAGTCCCTTtttaaacctataggcatgatatctagtgaGATTATAACAGTTTTGAAAGGACTAATTTTAGAAAAGTTATTGCTTAATAAGGCCAGTTTTGAGAAGTAAACTAGGCGACGCATGATTGATCTATTGAGCTAATTAGAATTACCCGACAAAATTGCGAGTTAgatccctatagacatgatatctaggcgtattactgATTTTAGTCAATTTGCAGTAGCATGTGAAAGACTTACTCAATCGGaattacatcctataggcatgatatctatacttgagttgattttaaaacatgatggcttggaacctagaaacatggtttctaacatgacaaatgcagGATTTAAGAACATGGTTTGTATCTGATGCAAGTGACATTAAAAGTGAAGTCCTTACAGGTATGATTTCTTCTATGAAATTAAAAGTGGAACCATATAGGCATGATTCTACTATGCAAAAACAATCAGATTCAATAGGAAtaaaaaccctataggcatgttttctataaTGCAAAAGCAATCAGATTCAACAGGAATAAAATCCTGTAGGCATGTTTTCTATCGAGTAAGGCAAGcagatttgaaaataaatcctaaaagcaggatttctactcaggttaccccacaaagtatacatctacccaccctttcactaaataccctaaatatctgtttacaagttattataggccaacaaatgaattacataagtgaaataGAAACTTAAGAAGCTGTTCTATTGAGAGCCTACAATCAGGCCACAGTTACCCAAAGCCTCCAGTGGTCTTTCAagcctcatttccatagacaaatcagagtgtaggtgcatcaaagttccctaaaggtctcaaggatcccgggcaatgcttacacctagacttaatagccaagcattgaactagtgcagtgtggaaagccaGCCTCAATATGCCAAAGTTCCAAGGGTTCTctaaaggatcccaaggcagtacacatactagagggggcataACTTACTAACTAGGAGTAGTGTGAAAGTGTaggacacatgtttgaaagaagTTTATTAAAGACTGGATTGAAACGtctattttgaaagcaattagtgacAAAGGTTGTTGAAAAGAAGTTGGCTTAGTAAATAGTGTTCAAACATTTCAGGATAGGACCACATACAGTAAGTAAATGAATTCAGTAATCATACAGGGGTTAAGGGGATTGGGGATACATAGACATTGACTGCAGACACCTGACCCCAGCAGGAGTATTAGGACTGGTTTGGACCTGCTCAGAGATAGTTTGACagtggcataatcacaaaccagtcacaaacacatagaggggaatagggatttgggattcacaaaatggaaagtgcacagtaggtaaaagaatacaatttttcaggcatgcttgaatcacacaaaGGGAATACATGAACTTAAAGGGAGGGGGGGTCATATTAGCATGATTTACTACaaatttcacaacaaaaccacaagtgaaagcaggctagaaataaaagaaactgaaacaagaagagaaacatgttgttgttgagactttaaattaaactaggacatactagtAAAGATAAAatgtaagcagaatgaaagaaccaagAAGTATAGATGATTAACCTTGGCTTGCATCCAGCTAGTAGTAGTAGAATAACACATAGATTTTAAGTAAGAGAGGGGGGTTTTGAAATCCAAGTGTGTGTGCTGTTTGTGAAAGAcatagagtatttatagttgaaagtaagTAGTGGAATAAGGTAACAAAAAATGATAGTAGTATACTAGTTTAAGAGCTCATAATCAATCAtctagagaatcaaggaagtacttcctaGAGTTAAGAGAGTCAAGGCCAAACAGGAAGATTCAATACCATATAAGGGAGGAAGGAAAATTAGTGcatgattaaataaggaaaggGTCAAGATTCAGTAGGCAtagagtagtcaattaggaccaaattcagaaggacctaattaaggaaagactaagtaaaacaaagtaccatagtaaataaggtaatgcaatcagttaattcaaacagacgagtagaattctaggactttgaagaaaaatctttcaattaccaaaagttaaggaaaatcagaataaatcatggggagtcatgattctgcatacctcaacatataaatagagacgatTTAACAGAAGCAGCAAACAAATAAGGTCGATTATATAggcagaaagaaacaaaagatgagCAAACATATCCATGTAGAGGTGATGTAAGTAGGCTAGAGATTCAGcagaacatattcgaagcatgaTGACCACAAGAGATTAACAAGAACCAGGTAAACAGGCTAACACACAAAAACAAAGTAAAGGaaagtcatgctaacacacagaaccaaagtgGAGAacatcatgctaacacacagaagtAATGTAAAGAAAATCAAGCTAACACACAgagacaagtaaagaaaatcaggttaacacacagaaacaattaaagaaaatcatgctaactcacagaaacaagtagagaaaatctttaagaaattagggctttttaacTGAGTTGAGTTAAAAGCAGTAAGAACTTAGAATCGGTCGAGATAACCaaggaaaaaggtttaatcataaagaaatcagtcaaaacaggtatagaaagaactccgaaaaccctagttttccAAAGGGAGTAAAAATGGTTTAGTGTAGAAGATCTTTTAGAAGAAAGCTAGAGAATAAGCAAATCACAGAAGGAAAGAggcttaaagcataaaaataacataaatctaagagattcagaagagagttagggtttcaaaaagaaACCCAAGTAAAAATCAAAGAACTTGTTGAAACTTCACCGATCAtgacatataaggtgtgatttCGGGTTTGAAACTTTTGTGTTGAAACTTCACCGAtcaagagttttcgggtaaaaaaatgatggccaattttgaccggacaggatgttttgaaagacagaggccaaGCTGCGGTTtccgagttgcctacatatccctggttttataggaatcaggccatgtgtagttctggattcacctgcggagtatgccgatgaaataTTGTAAGAATGGACACGAGATGTGGAAGTGGCTACGGTGAACGTTTAAGGCTCGGGACGGTTGAAGGGAACTGGAGTGGGATttctcctgctaggatagcggttacttactggttacctgcagataaaagatgctacaaatgtATTTgcaagaatttaaacatgatgcaaattccctttagacaatgaaggttgtcttcggacggtaaAAAATGACGTCCTTGGACTATGACATCCTGGACCATGAATTGTTTAATGAAGGATTTGCAAGCCATGAAACGAttttctcgggccatgaagatggtgcctccgaaccatgacgcctttgaataataatatgcaaatttgagagatcctcaggccatggcatggtatcttcaggctatgaagatggtgcctttAGATTATGATGCCCTTGGACGGATTGACAATGTTTTatcccatgatatgcaataatatgatgtaacaagacaaggtttagtcttgcgaaatggagggcagaggttagcccgattgaaaagcaagtaaacagtagtagaaaatagagcaacattggtgcaaagagggacaatgtTTAGTCCCACGCAAATGGGAGAGGCAAGGGTTATTATGATGCAAATgaggagtcaaggattagcctaatgcaaatatggagtcagggattagacttatgcaggaatggagacagagcttagtctcatacaaagagaaggcgaatatggaggtagagcttaacctcatgcaaaatgCGGGACAACGCTTAGTTCCATGCAAATGAAAGGaaaggcttagccttatgcagatatggaggcagggcttagcctcatgcaaaatgcgggacatggcttagtccccatgcaaatatggagtcatggattagactcatgaaaatatggagtcaaagattagactcatgcaaaatgtggagtcagggcttagactcatgcaaatatggagtcaatgATTAGATTCATGCAGGattttgagacagagcttagtctcatgcaaaaagaaggcaaatatggaggtagagcttaacctcatgcaagatgcgggataaggcttagtcccatgcaaatgaaaGACAAGGCTTACCCTTATACAATTATGGAGGCaggacttagcctcatgcaaaatgcgggacaaggcttagtccccatgcaaatatggagtcaaggattagactcatgcaaatatggagtcagggcttagactcatgcaaatatggagtcaaggattagactcatgcaaatatggagtcaaggattagactcatgcaaaatgtggagtcaaggattagactcatgcgaaGAGTAAATAGCAGATAAGGGTAGAGTATATCTTAGCTAGGATAAGTTCAACGTCTAACGACCAGATGGATGGTGAATCGGAAAGCTATCATCAAAATATGCATGTGCTTaaagaaaaatcgtaagtttcatgaggggaggttggttatTGCTTCATTTGCTAGCCTGCCTTGCTTTGCGCCGCTCTGGAAGcccctttcgagttcccctaAGTAGCACCTGACTattaaaaaatagaattttcaaaaaatatgcattcattgaTAAACGTAGGATCGTttttgatatatcaagtaactttgatgaactagcgactgtaacacatttcaaaggcattgtaGCTCTCttattttggaattttgagggtcctcctcaaaattctgccccagtttggtagatggtTTGTAACCGTTTGCGAATGGCGGACCTTGCTGAATTTTCTTCAGaattccttctcaaaattctgccccatttCTTGACTGATTACTGGCTTCCTGACATGTGATGGTGTTAGAtggacttgctctggaattttgaggaccctcctcaaaatactgccccagtttctgattttggggaaaatgaaaactttattatgatatgaccaaacccataaggctgcctacgtatcccctcttaaacgggaatcaggtcaagcgtagttcaattacatcaggaAAGAAAATGTGAAGTAATCTAggtatagtatctcttgactgcgtctgaattaatCGGTTTTGGCCAAATCTCTCCATCCATCTCTAAAGTATGAGttctcctcctgttagtactctgtgaaccatatacgagccttgccagttgggagagactttccctttggcttcatcttggtgtggaaaaatcttcttcaataccagctgtccTAGTGCGAACTGCCTTGGTTTGACCGTTTTGTTGAAAgatttggacattctgttctgatagagttgtccatgacatactgcattcatctTCTTTCCATTGATAAGGGCCAACTGTTCATAGCGGCttcttacccattctgcatcgctgagttcagtttcctgtatgactcttaaagaaggaatatcTACCTCGGCTAGGATGAGAGCCTCGgtgccataaaccaacatgtaggggggttgccccggttgatgtgtgaaCTGTGATGTGGtaccctaacagagcaaagggtaactttcCATACCATTGCTTGtgattttctatcattttccttagtatcttcttaatgtttttgttggcggcttttacggctccattcatctgaggtctgtaggatgtggaattcttgtgcttgattttgaaagcttcacatatagccttcatcagatcactgttgaggttgacGGCGTTGTTAGTGATACTCAGGAACCCCGAATCGGCAGAtgatacgatccttgacaaaatctgcgacgaccttcttggttacaactttgtaagatgaagcttctacccattttgtgaagtagtcaatggctactagaataaaccggTGTCCGTTTGAAGTAGTGCACTTGATTGGACCAATAACACCCATTCCCCATGcgacgaatggccaaggtgagcttgttgcat
Proteins encoded:
- the LOC138869502 gene encoding uncharacterized protein; protein product: MLVYGTEALILAEVDIPSLRVIQETELSDAEWVRSRYEQLALINGKKMNAVCHGQLYQNRMSKSFNKTVKPRQFALGQLVLKKIFPHQDEAKGKVSPNWQGSYMVHRVLTGGELIL